Within the Catalinimonas niigatensis genome, the region CTACTTTTTCAGTGAGGGTAGCCGGTAGCGTATAACCAATCACTATATTTTTGAGCCTGAGAAAGTCTCCGGATTCTATGAAAAGATCAGAAGTACGGTGATTCAGATTATTTCTGTTGGTGGTCATCCGGGGGATGCTGTTGCTTGTTCCCGGACCATTCCAGCGGTTGATGGCCTCAGCATACATATTAAAAGGGTAGGTGGGGTCAAGGCCCTGCATACGATCGGCATTGTAGATATCCACCCCGGCGTTGCCCAGGAAAAAGATAGAAAGATCAAATCCCTTATACCCAAAGTCAGCATTAAAGCCGTACACCATATCGGGATGCGGACTGCCCAGAATGGTCCGGTCTTCCTCGTCTATAAGTCCATCATCGTTGATGTCTACAAAACGCACATCTCCGGGCACGATCTGCCCGTTGGTTCGGCGTGCATCATTGACAATGTTGGGGTCAGACTCAATCTCCTGCTCGGTCTGGTACAGACCATCGGTTCTCCATCCGTAAAAGCTCGACAAAGGGTCGCCTACAGGGGTGCGGGCAATTTCCTGGTTGGGTCTTCCGTAACGGTCAGCAGGAAGGAAGTTACCATCATACAGTCGGGTCACCTCATTGCGGATAAACGAAGCATTGGCGCTGAAACTATAGGTCAGGTCTCCTGAAGAACCATTATAGCCCAATTCTATTTCTAATCCCTGGTTACGTAACTCACCCACATTCTGATCGGGTACTTGGGCCAGACCTATGCTACCGATCGTGGGAGGTGCCAGCAGCATATTTCGGGTATCTTTGATGAAGTAATTGAAGTTAGCCGACAGTTTATTGTCAAGCATCCCTACTTCCAGACCCACGTTGGTCATCTCTGCGGTTTCCCAGGAAATATCAGCATTAGGAATCCTGCTCTGCGCTGCGCCTACGGTTTGGTTGCCTCCAAAAGAATAGCGCACTCCCCGGCTGATCAGGGCAAGGTATTGCAGACGATCTACATTCTGGTTTCCGAGTTGTCCCCAGCCAGCAGTAAGTTTTAGGTTGTCAATCAGGCCGTTACTTGGGAAAAAGTCTTCTTCAGAAATACGCCATCCGGCAGAGAATGCAGGAAAATATCCCCATTTATTGCCTTCAGCAAAACCGGCGGAACCATCAGCCCGGAAGGTAGCGGTAAGCAGGTAACGTTCATCATAATTGTAGTTGGCCCTACCAAACCAGGATACCAAGGCATCTTCTGTACGGTTGCCCTCAATATTATCTAATGTGCTTCCTACATCCAGGTAGCGCTGAGAGGGTGATTCATCAGGGAAATCCAGTTTTTGCGCGGCAAATCCGTCCACATTGAAAGTTTGCTGGGTATAACCCGCTACCACATTGACAGTATGTTTTTCGGCAAAGATCTGGTTGTAGTTCAGAAAGTATTCCATCAGCAGGGAGTAATTTTCCTCGTACCTTCTTCTCAAAGAATTCCTGCTGCTTTGCCTGATTTGCTGATCCACGATGATGTTAAAATTGTGCTCATCCAGAAGGGTAGCATCCAGACCAAAATTAGCTTTAAAGGATAAGCCATCGGTGATGTCAAATTCTCCGGTGATATTACCCAAAAGTCTTTGCCGGCTAGTCCTGGCATCCTGGGTAGTGACGGTAAAGATGGGATTGTTGATGTCTCCGAACTCTCCGCTTACCTGGGAAGAACCCCAGGTTCCGTCTTCATACCTGACAGGTAAGCCGGGATGGAAGCGGATAGCACTCCACAGTACTCCCGTCTGTGCTGAATTGGTATTGACACCGCTACCGCTCTGGCTGGTGATTTGCAGGCTCTGTCCGATTCTCAGTCGTTCACCCACCTGATGATCAGAATTCACCCTAAGACTTAATCTTTTAAAATAAGAATTCTGAATCATACCCTGATCATCATAGTAACCACCTGATATCATAAACGACGAATTCTCTCCGCCTCCCCTCAGCGAGATATCCAGGTTATTGACCTTGCCTGTACCCAATAGCTCATCCTGCCAGTTGGTACGTTGCGTCTGGTATTGCGGATCTTCCCAGATGGGATTGATGGCTGTACCATCGTTGGTATTGCGTTCTCTTTTGAGTTGAGCCAGGGTAGGCGCATCAAGCACATCAATGGTATTGACGGCATTGGAAACGCCTGAGTAGCCATTGACGGAAAAACTCAGCTGCTCTCCAAAGTCCCCTCTTTTGGTGGTGATGATTACTACTCCGTTGGCAGCCCTGGTACCATAAATGGCGGAGGAAGAAGCATCTTTGAGTACTTCAATGGATTCAATATCATTGGGATTCACATCATTGATACTTCCGGCAGGAATACCATCAATGATGACCAGAGGATCAGCATTGTTGACTGTGCCCGTGCCCCGGATGCGGATAGAACCTCCATTGCCAGGAGCACCACCATTTCTTACCACATTGACACCGGCGGCCCTTCCCTGTAGAGCCTGCGAAGCTCCGGCAACCGGTAAATTCTGAATCTGACTGCCTTTAATAGAAGATACAGCACCTGTCACATCTTTCCTTTGCTGTGTACCATATCCCACAACCACCACCTCACCTAAAGAAGTGATGTCTGAAAACATCTCAATATTGATGGTAGATTGGGTTCCCACGGTAATTTCTTCTGAGGTATATCCGATATAAGAAAATACCAGTACGCTCTCACTATTGGGAACGTTAATCCGGTAATTTCCTTCTATATCGGTTACCGTACCTGTGTTTGTTCCTTTGACAACGATGTTGGCTCCGGGGATAGGGTCACCTCCGCTAGCGTCTGTTACTTTGCCCTGAACAGTTTGATCCTGTGCGTACAGGTTCAAAGAAAAAATGAGGCACAAAAAGATGAGTATGTACCGTTCAGGCAAATATTGCAGCCTGAGTTTTAGCAGTAGAAAGGTGGTCATAGACTGTTTGTTTAAGATTACATGAAGGACGCAGCTTTTTTAAAATATGGGTTGCGTACGAGCGTGCTTACCTAATTTCCTATTTTTTTTTGCAATACAAAAGGTTAAGCAAAATTAAATATTATCCATCGGTCTATTGCTCATTTATACGTTAAATTAGTATTACGTTTAAATTAAGCATTGTTCATCTCTCTTTATGTTTAATATAAGTCAACAAAATTATTCTTTTACCTTCAACCACTTACCTCTCTCTTCCACCATTTTATTTCTAAGCCAGAGCATCTTTTCTTTCCTCTGCTCAACTGATATGATGGAATATTGCCAGGCTATTTGATCACAAAAGAAACGATTATTCCTACATCAAAATCAAAGTAATCCTCTCCCTTCAGAAGGCCATTGGAATGATCTCACGGTAATGCCATTGTGGGGCGTAAAATTATGCGTTGGCAGCTATCTTTCAGGCTTCTGCCAGCGCACCTGCCCACCTTTTTGAATGTGCAGCATCAGCAGTTTATTGAGTTCCTCGTATTTCTCGGGTTCCTCTTCCCTAAGATTGTGTTGTTCCTGAGGGTCTTCTTTCAAATGATACAACTCATAAGCTTTATAAGGGCTGTTTTGTAGAAGTTTCCAATTCCCCAGACGTACGGCATAAATGCTCTGCCCTCCATAGCGGATTCCTCCTTCCCGGCGGCTAAAGTAGATCGGACGCTCAGAAGAAGTCTGTGTGCCATTGAGCAGTTCGGGAAGAAAGCTGCGTCCTTCAATGGAATCTTTTGGTTCCAGTCCGGCAAGTTCCAACAAAGTAGGATACAAGTCCATAGACAAATGGCTGCTCTCTGATATACTGCCCCTTGTGATCTTGCCCGGCCAGCTGATCGCAGTAGGTACTTTCAGGCCTCCTTCATACATGCTCTGTTTGCCATCCCGCAGCGGACCATTGTTGGCCTTGCTGGGTAAGTGCCCTCCATTGTCGCTGGAAAAAATGATGATGGTATTGTCATACTGCCCGCTTTCTTTCAGTGCACGGATCACTTTCCCGATGCCATCATCCATATGCTCAATAAAAGCTACCAGTTGGGCACGGGTTTCGTCTATGTCTTTTTCTCTTTGCCTCACCTTATCCAGCCATTCCTGAGGAGGCTGTACCGGAAAGTGAGGCGCATTATAGGCTAGATAAAGGAAAAACGGACGATTGTCATCTGCCTGGCTTTTGATATAGTCTACCGACCATTGGGTAAAGAGATCGGTCGCATGGCCTTCAGGATCAATCTCCTTCCCGTTGAGCCGCATGTAGTTGATGTCATGCCGACGATGGGTCCAGTAGTCGTCCATCATATCGCCCAGCCAGCCATGAAAGTAGTCAAAGCCCCGTTCTACCGGAGTGTTGGGAGACTCCAGCCCCAGATGCCACTTGCCAATAATAGCGGTATGGTAGCCTGCCATTTTCAGTTGCTCAGGGAGCAGCGTTGCTGTGGGATCAAGATAACCCCAGCTGTTGTCGGTATGGGTACGGATGACCCCCGGCACGCCCACATAATCCTGATAGCGGCCGGTAAGCAGCGCAGCCCGGGTAGGAGAACAGACCGGGCAGTTGGCATAGAAATTATCAAAGCGCATGCCTTCAGCAGCAATCTGATCAATATAAGGTGTTTGAAGATCTGCTGTGCCGTAGTAAGAAACATCATGATAGCCCTGATCATCAGTGAGGATGAGCAGGATGTTGGGAGGTGTGTCTTCAGAAGAAGATTGTTGAGTATGAAGAGGGAAAAAGAGCAGCGTTAGAAAGAAAGTAATTGAAGTAATCCAGTAGTATACCATAGGACATTAGGTTGTTTGCCGGAAATATAAAAGGTTTTAGGGAGTGTAGAAAAATAAAGATACCCTTGGCTGGGGCCCAGTCTTCACAAGCCGCTAAAGTTCTGTAAGGACCGTGCTTCGGCGATACAGACCTTGGGTATGTTATTACAATCAACTGCCAAAAAAGTAAGCAGGAGGGTAGTAAGATTTTAGAAGATGGCGATAAACAGAACATTTATCCTACTATAGCGGACAGGACACCGTTATGACCAGATATCACTACCACGTCAAGGTATAACATTTACATGCTTATATCTCCGGTGGATCATTGAGGCACTTCTTTCTTCCGAGACTTAATAAAGTATTTGCGTACAAATGCTATAATCTTCTCGATGATTGCTCCTAAAATCAGACCTCCAACAGCACATACCAAGGCTTTTGCAATCCAGGGAAGTGCAGGAACATCAGGAACGGCATGGACTATACTTTCCAGCCCATGATGCAGAAAAGGAATTCCATGAGCAATAATTTCTGCCCCAACCCACAACATAGCTATGGTCCCGATGTAGCTTAGGATTGTTAAAAAGCGTGGCATAAATTTTACAATACCCCGTCCTAACCTTTTGATACCTCGAGGATGCTTATCTTTGGCCATATGTATCCCCAAATCATCAGCCTTTACGATCAGTCCCACAAAGCCGTATACAGCAATGGTGATAAAAACAGCAATACAGGCCATCACGACGATCTGGGTGACCAGGGTTTTGTCCACAACTGTGGAATAAGTGATGGCCATGATTTCAGCAGACAGGATCAAATCCGTTCGCACCGCACTTTTCACCCTTATCTTTTCCAGTTCCTCCGGAGTGATTGCTTTTAAGCCTTCACCCGGTTTATTGTGATCGTCCTTATGATGCTTGC harbors:
- a CDS encoding SusC/RagA family TonB-linked outer membrane protein, encoding MTTFLLLKLRLQYLPERYILIFLCLIFSLNLYAQDQTVQGKVTDASGGDPIPGANIVVKGTNTGTVTDIEGNYRINVPNSESVLVFSYIGYTSEEITVGTQSTINIEMFSDITSLGEVVVVGYGTQQRKDVTGAVSSIKGSQIQNLPVAGASQALQGRAAGVNVVRNGGAPGNGGSIRIRGTGTVNNADPLVIIDGIPAGSINDVNPNDIESIEVLKDASSSAIYGTRAANGVVIITTKRGDFGEQLSFSVNGYSGVSNAVNTIDVLDAPTLAQLKRERNTNDGTAINPIWEDPQYQTQRTNWQDELLGTGKVNNLDISLRGGGENSSFMISGGYYDDQGMIQNSYFKRLSLRVNSDHQVGERLRIGQSLQITSQSGSGVNTNSAQTGVLWSAIRFHPGLPVRYEDGTWGSSQVSGEFGDINNPIFTVTTQDARTSRQRLLGNITGEFDITDGLSFKANFGLDATLLDEHNFNIIVDQQIRQSSRNSLRRRYEENYSLLMEYFLNYNQIFAEKHTVNVVAGYTQQTFNVDGFAAQKLDFPDESPSQRYLDVGSTLDNIEGNRTEDALVSWFGRANYNYDERYLLTATFRADGSAGFAEGNKWGYFPAFSAGWRISEEDFFPSNGLIDNLKLTAGWGQLGNQNVDRLQYLALISRGVRYSFGGNQTVGAAQSRIPNADISWETAEMTNVGLEVGMLDNKLSANFNYFIKDTRNMLLAPPTIGSIGLAQVPDQNVGELRNQGLEIELGYNGSSGDLTYSFSANASFIRNEVTRLYDGNFLPADRYGRPNQEIARTPVGDPLSSFYGWRTDGLYQTEQEIESDPNIVNDARRTNGQIVPGDVRFVDINDDGLIDEEDRTILGSPHPDMVYGFNADFGYKGFDLSIFFLGNAGVDIYNADRMQGLDPTYPFNMYAEAINRWNGPGTSNSIPRMTTNRNNLNHRTSDLFIESGDFLRLKNIVIGYTLPATLTEKVGVSRARFYVTGQNVFTITNYSGMDPELGYVDLNGNDNNISQLNVDYAQYPQARTWTVGANITF
- a CDS encoding sulfatase family protein, whose protein sequence is MVYYWITSITFFLTLLFFPLHTQQSSSEDTPPNILLILTDDQGYHDVSYYGTADLQTPYIDQIAAEGMRFDNFYANCPVCSPTRAALLTGRYQDYVGVPGVIRTHTDNSWGYLDPTATLLPEQLKMAGYHTAIIGKWHLGLESPNTPVERGFDYFHGWLGDMMDDYWTHRRHDINYMRLNGKEIDPEGHATDLFTQWSVDYIKSQADDNRPFFLYLAYNAPHFPVQPPQEWLDKVRQREKDIDETRAQLVAFIEHMDDGIGKVIRALKESGQYDNTIIIFSSDNGGHLPSKANNGPLRDGKQSMYEGGLKVPTAISWPGKITRGSISESSHLSMDLYPTLLELAGLEPKDSIEGRSFLPELLNGTQTSSERPIYFSRREGGIRYGGQSIYAVRLGNWKLLQNSPYKAYELYHLKEDPQEQHNLREEEPEKYEELNKLLMLHIQKGGQVRWQKPER
- a CDS encoding DUF808 domain-containing protein; this translates as MATGLFALLDDVAALVKASAATLDDVPTQVARTTGKVSGIVIDDAAVTPKYVVGLDPSRELAIIFQIAKKSLVNKLLYLGPAALILGFFVPWLIQPILMLGGAYLCFEGYEKVHSIFGKHHKDDHNKPGEGLKAITPEELEKIRVKSAVRTDLILSAEIMAITYSTVVDKTLVTQIVVMACIAVFITIAVYGFVGLIVKADDLGIHMAKDKHPRGIKRLGRGIVKFMPRFLTILSYIGTIAMLWVGAEIIAHGIPFLHHGLESIVHAVPDVPALPWIAKALVCAVGGLILGAIIEKIIAFVRKYFIKSRKKEVPQ